The following proteins are encoded in a genomic region of Opisthocomus hoazin isolate bOpiHoa1 chromosome 4, bOpiHoa1.hap1, whole genome shotgun sequence:
- the CCK gene encoding cholecystokinin, with protein MYSGVCICVFLAVLSASSFGQQTAGSHNGNPLAAELEQSSTERHRHVRAPSSAGPLKSVPRLDGGVDQRANIGALLAKYLQQARKGSTGRLSVMGNRVQTIDPTHRINDRDYMGWMDFGRRSAEEYEYSS; from the exons aTGTACAGCGGTGTGTGCATCTGCGTGTTCCTGGCGGTGCTCTCGGCGAGCTCTTTCGGACAGCAAACTGCGGGCTCGCACAATGGGAACCCGCTGGCTGCTGAGCTTGAGCAGAGCTCGACAGAACGTCACCGGCACGTCCGCGCCCCTTCGTCTGCTGGCCCGCTGAAATCTGTGCCGCGGCTGGATGGAGGTGTTGACCAGAGAGCTAACATCGGCGCTTTGTTGGCCAAGTATCTCCAGCAAGCCAGAAAAG gTTCCACTGGAAGGCTCTCAGTTATGGGAAACAGGGTACAGACCATTGATCCTACGCACAGGATAAATGACAGAGACTACATGGGCTGGATGGATTTTGGACGCCGCAGTGCTGAAGAATACGAGTACTCTTCCTAA